In the genome of Bradyrhizobium sp. CIAT3101, one region contains:
- a CDS encoding serine hydrolase, whose amino-acid sequence MQDADAVSGTHRLDLGDDAAAFVANAILLELEPAKRAMTIRDLLRNTSGLVYASPDYADPGFGNTAIHLLYGVRAPFRRDKPIASFVASLGTLPLLHQPGEVWEYSIGYDVLGRIIEVVSGQTFDHFLQSRLFAPLHMVDSGFSVPEDKLDRLVAVPGGQPAALSDGDVTKPQTFFSGGGGIVSTAPDVLRFCQMLLNDGELDGARILKPETVRLMTPNSMPPGIHFAGHEAGPAFGTGWGLGFAVRTDPDFSLIPGAVGSFNWQGSWGTFFSVDPVQKLILVMMMQRSQYSENGFYFNAIRRLPYAALKVPEVPAPVASGQLNAGALTDYVGRYDFGGSASSLDRQMLVADGNGWTGLESVVAGTDGLRVIKPAEGGPAARAGVLAGDLITAIGDQSTKGLTLEAAFRRISGPVNAAIKLKITRQGQTDPLVVAFTREAVPSHSVALQVRVADGKLVVEATGSWSILDFDKGQPTPVAVLSKDEFYVDSGDHTRIAFTRDAAGKVNRAVLNPGPWEQRGARAQ is encoded by the coding sequence ATGCAGGATGCCGATGCCGTGTCCGGCACGCACCGCCTCGATCTGGGCGACGATGCTGCCGCATTCGTAGCGAACGCGATCCTCCTGGAGCTTGAACCGGCCAAGCGGGCGATGACCATCCGGGACCTTCTGCGCAACACCTCCGGTCTGGTCTATGCGTCCCCCGACTATGCCGATCCTGGATTTGGCAATACGGCGATCCACCTGCTTTATGGCGTCAGGGCGCCGTTCCGACGCGACAAGCCCATCGCCTCCTTCGTCGCGAGCCTCGGCACCCTCCCACTTCTGCACCAGCCGGGCGAAGTCTGGGAATATTCCATAGGCTACGACGTTCTCGGACGGATCATCGAAGTCGTATCGGGTCAGACTTTCGATCATTTTCTGCAAAGCCGGCTGTTCGCGCCGCTCCATATGGTCGACAGCGGCTTCTCGGTGCCGGAGGATAAACTCGACCGTCTCGTCGCTGTGCCGGGCGGGCAGCCCGCAGCTCTTTCCGATGGGGACGTCACGAAGCCGCAGACGTTCTTTTCAGGGGGAGGCGGGATCGTTTCGACGGCCCCCGACGTTCTGCGCTTCTGCCAGATGCTGCTCAACGACGGCGAGCTTGACGGGGCGCGGATCCTGAAGCCGGAAACGGTCCGGCTGATGACGCCAAATTCGATGCCGCCCGGCATCCACTTCGCGGGGCACGAAGCCGGTCCGGCTTTTGGAACGGGCTGGGGACTCGGCTTCGCCGTCCGCACCGATCCGGATTTCAGTCTGATCCCAGGCGCCGTCGGAAGCTTCAACTGGCAGGGAAGCTGGGGCACATTTTTCTCGGTCGACCCAGTTCAGAAGCTGATCCTTGTCATGATGATGCAGAGGTCGCAGTACAGTGAGAACGGTTTCTATTTTAATGCCATCCGCCGTCTGCCGTATGCGGCGTTGAAGGTTCCTGAAGTGCCTGCGCCCGTCGCCTCGGGGCAGTTGAATGCAGGCGCTCTCACCGACTACGTCGGGCGTTACGATTTCGGTGGGTCCGCAAGTTCGCTGGACAGACAGATGTTGGTTGCCGACGGCAACGGCTGGACCGGCCTTGAGTCCGTTGTCGCTGGCACGGATGGCCTCAGGGTGATCAAACCGGCCGAGGGAGGCCCCGCCGCGCGGGCGGGCGTTTTGGCGGGAGACCTCATCACGGCGATCGGCGACCAGTCGACGAAGGGCCTGACCCTGGAAGCGGCATTTCGCCGGATTTCAGGTCCGGTCAACGCCGCGATCAAGCTCAAAATCACCCGGCAGGGACAGACCGATCCGCTCGTTGTTGCCTTTACCCGGGAGGCGGTCCCCTCGCACAGCGTCGCGCTTCAAGTCCGTGTCGCGGACGGCAAGCTCGTCGTTGAAGCAACAGGCAGCTGGTCGATCCTTGATTTTGACAAGGGGCAGCCGACGCCCGTGGCGGTTCTTTCGAAGGATGAATTCTACGTCGACAGTGGCGATCATACGCGGATCGCTTTCACGCGCGACGCCGCCGGCAAAGTCAACCGCGCGGTTCTCAATCCGGGACCCTGGGAGCAACGCGGCGCACGCGCCCAATAG
- a CDS encoding SIR2 family protein: MAHYLLTGAGFSYNWGGWLASEAFEYLLGAPEIDADLRTLLWQNKEAGGGFEDALAILEKDYADHPGPLTKARLNLLIAAIVGMLNMMSNSMARRQFEQHNHMQGSVIEFLLKFEALFTLNQDTLLEQHYAQHVMLRSGNRYQGLEFPGMMSAGPPPISFGGNQEFTALRFPVADGRFTVSPQHQPYFKLHGSRNYSVGPTGDRIIIMGGNKAALIPRIPVLQWYKDEFTRRICTAGAKLMVIGYSFSDRHINDAISAGVDCGLKLFIIDPAGVDVIDKRKPTPIKAPDAYVQKIGPAIIGASRRPLTQIFNQDHVEWDKIMRFFA, from the coding sequence ATGGCACATTATCTTTTGACCGGAGCAGGGTTCAGCTACAACTGGGGTGGCTGGCTCGCCAGCGAAGCGTTTGAGTATCTTCTTGGCGCACCTGAAATTGATGCCGACCTGCGCACCCTCCTCTGGCAGAACAAGGAAGCCGGAGGCGGCTTCGAGGACGCACTAGCTATCCTTGAGAAAGATTACGCCGATCACCCTGGGCCACTCACCAAGGCGCGGCTTAATTTGCTGATCGCCGCCATCGTCGGGATGCTCAACATGATGAGCAATTCCATGGCGAGACGCCAATTCGAGCAGCATAATCACATGCAGGGCAGCGTGATCGAGTTTCTTCTCAAATTCGAAGCGCTATTCACTCTCAACCAAGATACCCTGCTGGAGCAGCACTACGCGCAGCACGTGATGCTTCGTTCGGGGAATAGGTACCAAGGCCTTGAATTTCCTGGAATGATGTCGGCTGGGCCTCCTCCCATATCGTTCGGAGGCAACCAGGAATTTACTGCTCTTCGATTCCCGGTCGCAGACGGTAGGTTCACGGTTTCACCGCAGCACCAACCTTACTTCAAACTGCACGGTTCGAGAAACTATTCGGTAGGCCCAACAGGCGACCGCATTATAATCATGGGCGGCAACAAGGCCGCCTTGATTCCGCGGATTCCGGTCCTCCAATGGTACAAGGATGAGTTCACGAGACGAATCTGCACGGCAGGCGCCAAGCTTATGGTCATTGGGTACAGCTTCAGCGACAGACATATCAACGACGCGATTAGCGCCGGTGTAGACTGCGGTTTAAAGCTCTTTATCATCGACCCGGCAGGGGTGGACGTTATCGACAAACGTAAACCGACGCCGATAAAGGCGCCTGACGCCTACGTCCAAAAGATTGGCCCAGCAATCATCGGGGCATCCAGACGACCGCTGACGCAGATATTCAATCAGGACCACGTCGAATGGGACAAAATCATGAGATTCTTTGCGTGA
- a CDS encoding carbohydrate ABC transporter permease, producing MKSLSSLGRTALFATVGAFVLVPLAQTIITSFVSTLPRAGIAEGHFSLVNYLNILHSPVLKEAILNSIIYVVLNVALCLGVGLPAAYAFARYSFVGDRQLFFLLLVFRITPTVVLSLPIFVLFAQIGLENTPVGIALVHCVFNIPISIWILEGFIGSVPREFDETAFLDGHSLPSFFFRHLVPAIAPGIGVTAFFCFIFSWVEVVLARILTTTGGKPITMAINALFGFRTDFGLVMAMTVLALVPGVAMIYFVRNHLAKGFVIRT from the coding sequence GTGAAGTCGCTGTCATCCTTGGGACGGACCGCGCTGTTCGCAACGGTCGGTGCCTTCGTCCTGGTGCCGCTGGCGCAGACGATCATCACGAGCTTCGTGTCGACGCTGCCCAGAGCCGGGATCGCGGAAGGGCATTTCAGCCTCGTCAACTACCTGAACATCCTTCACTCACCGGTTCTGAAGGAAGCGATCCTCAACTCCATCATCTACGTCGTGCTCAACGTCGCGCTCTGCCTTGGCGTCGGACTGCCGGCCGCCTATGCGTTCGCCCGCTACAGCTTCGTCGGCGACCGGCAGCTGTTCTTCCTGCTGCTGGTGTTCCGCATCACCCCGACCGTCGTGCTGTCGCTGCCTATCTTCGTCCTGTTCGCGCAAATCGGCCTGGAGAACACCCCGGTCGGCATCGCGCTGGTTCACTGCGTCTTCAACATCCCGATCTCGATCTGGATATTGGAGGGATTCATCGGGTCAGTGCCGCGTGAGTTCGACGAGACGGCCTTTCTGGACGGCCATTCGCTTCCCAGCTTCTTCTTCCGCCATCTGGTTCCTGCGATCGCGCCGGGCATCGGCGTGACCGCGTTCTTCTGCTTCATCTTCTCCTGGGTGGAGGTGGTGCTGGCGCGCATCCTGACAACGACCGGCGGCAAGCCGATCACCATGGCCATCAACGCGCTGTTCGGCTTTCGAACCGATTTCGGCCTCGTCATGGCGATGACCGTGCTCGCGCTCGTGCCGGGGGTAGCGATGATCTATTTCGTGCGGAATCATCTCGCCAAGGGCTTTGTGATCCGGACGTAA
- a CDS encoding sugar ABC transporter permease — MKPYDNRAWFLVLPALVIVTFVGILPLIAVTNYSFQDLFSLSNPYWIGLDWYRNIVTSERFYASLGRSSLFSAIVLSIQLPLGIWIALLLQRSHRFVVSTVLVLITVPLVVPWNMIPVIWLNFINPNIGLAGRTLAWLGVGFDYKFNALHTWIVLVVMDTWHWLGLVVVLAYAGISSIPPAYYQAAAIDAASPWQVFRFIQLPKMKTVLSMAVLLRFMDSFMIYIEAFRINAGGPDSATAFLSLDLGEEIQSFNYGPSAARSIVYFLIVLTVAWTFKAATSTRAPVAMEPAK; from the coding sequence ATGAAGCCATACGACAACAGAGCCTGGTTCCTGGTGCTTCCTGCCCTGGTCATCGTGACCTTCGTCGGAATCCTCCCCCTGATCGCCGTCACCAATTACTCTTTCCAGGACCTGTTCAGCCTGAGCAATCCCTATTGGATCGGCCTCGACTGGTACCGGAACATCGTCACCTCCGAGCGCTTCTATGCCAGCCTCGGGCGCAGTTCCCTGTTCTCGGCCATCGTGCTGTCGATCCAGCTGCCGCTCGGCATCTGGATTGCGCTCTTGCTGCAGCGATCGCATCGCTTCGTCGTCAGCACCGTCCTCGTTCTGATCACCGTGCCACTGGTGGTGCCCTGGAACATGATCCCGGTGATCTGGCTCAACTTCATCAATCCCAATATCGGTCTCGCCGGCCGTACGCTGGCCTGGCTGGGCGTCGGCTTCGACTACAAGTTCAACGCCCTGCACACCTGGATCGTACTGGTGGTGATGGACACCTGGCACTGGCTGGGGCTCGTCGTCGTGCTGGCTTATGCAGGCATCTCCAGCATTCCGCCCGCCTACTATCAGGCCGCGGCGATCGACGCCGCGTCGCCATGGCAGGTGTTTCGCTTCATTCAGCTTCCGAAGATGAAGACCGTGCTGTCGATGGCCGTTCTGCTCCGCTTCATGGACAGCTTCATGATCTATATCGAGGCGTTCCGCATCAATGCCGGCGGCCCCGATAGCGCGACCGCATTCCTCAGCCTCGACCTCGGCGAGGAGATCCAGTCCTTCAACTATGGACCGTCCGCCGCCCGCTCGATCGTCTACTTCCTGATCGTCCTGACGGTCGCCTGGACCTTCAAGGCGGCAACGAGCACGCGAGCGCCGGTCGCCATGGAGCCCGCCAAGTGA
- a CDS encoding DUF302 domain-containing protein yields MRLSALVKIIALVAAICSWETQAMATDGLITIKSNFGRADTMKRLEAEVKAKGLTVFAHVDHAAGAAAIDLKLRPTDLLIFGNAKGGTPLMQQAQTVGIDLPLKALVWQDEQGATWLSYNDPAYLAGRHGVGEAAKAAVTAMTGALHAIATKATTP; encoded by the coding sequence ATGAGGCTTTCCGCGCTGGTCAAAATCATCGCGCTGGTTGCAGCGATATGTTCATGGGAGACACAGGCCATGGCTACGGACGGACTCATCACCATCAAGAGCAACTTCGGACGCGCGGACACGATGAAGCGGCTCGAGGCCGAGGTGAAGGCCAAAGGCCTCACCGTGTTTGCCCATGTCGATCACGCTGCGGGTGCGGCCGCCATCGACCTGAAGCTGAGGCCGACTGATCTTCTCATCTTCGGCAACGCCAAGGGCGGCACGCCGTTGATGCAACAGGCGCAGACTGTCGGCATCGACCTGCCGCTGAAGGCGCTGGTTTGGCAGGACGAGCAAGGCGCGACCTGGCTGTCCTACAACGATCCGGCCTATCTCGCCGGCCGTCATGGCGTTGGCGAGGCGGCCAAGGCGGCGGTCACCGCAATGACGGGAGCGCTGCATGCCATCGCGACCAAGGCCACCACGCCATAG
- a CDS encoding c-type cytochrome: MSSHKRLITGVLAIGLLASPAFAFDFGRPATPDEIKLWDIDVGPDGKGLPDGSGTVVQGKQVFSDYCSACHGENGHGGIKDRLAGGQGTLASNMPVKTVGSFWPYATTLFDYIHRAMPYPTPGSLGTDETYAVTAYILSLNGIIPADGKVDKDSLPKIRMPNRDGFVPEPEFDPARLFHKK, encoded by the coding sequence ATGTCCTCGCATAAGCGACTTATCACCGGCGTGCTCGCGATCGGCCTGCTCGCGTCCCCCGCGTTTGCTTTCGACTTCGGTCGTCCGGCAACGCCGGATGAGATCAAGCTGTGGGACATCGATGTCGGGCCTGACGGCAAGGGCCTGCCTGACGGCAGCGGCACAGTCGTGCAAGGCAAGCAGGTGTTTTCGGATTATTGCTCGGCTTGTCATGGCGAGAATGGCCACGGCGGCATCAAGGATCGGCTCGCCGGCGGACAGGGCACGCTCGCCTCCAATATGCCGGTCAAGACTGTCGGCAGCTTCTGGCCCTACGCAACGACGCTGTTCGATTACATCCATCGCGCGATGCCATATCCGACGCCGGGATCGCTTGGCACCGACGAGACCTATGCCGTTACCGCCTACATCCTGAGCCTGAACGGCATCATTCCCGCCGACGGCAAGGTCGACAAGGACAGTCTGCCGAAGATCAGGATGCCCAATCGCGACGGCTTCGTTCCGGAACCGGAATTCGACCCGGCCCGATTGTTCCACAAGAAGTGA
- the soxC gene encoding sulfite dehydrogenase, with protein MTSKTPIELLSRPANMSRRGFVGGLSAGILSVAATEAANAETLADVPDRGPGADLSAHSERSRFAKIDRIPEATPGKRNIDPSDAINSKTPHQKLVGNITPTDLHYERSHSGVPDIDPAQHRLLIHGMVGKPLIFSVDDLKRMPSISRVVFIECTGNGWENWKKADPDLTVQNTHGLVSTTEWTGVPLKFLIDLVAKDRGSTWMLAEGGDGAGVDRSIPLTDEIVNEAFVAYGQNGEPLRPAHGFPMRLVMPGFEGNLNIKWLRRLKFGNAPWMTRWETARYTQLLADGKARQFQLRMDTNSVITQPSGMMQIQPGYNRISGLAWSGHGKIAEVEISTDGGKTWTEAQLSLPVLSKAQVRFQMDWVWDGKPTTIVSRSTDEQGNVQPDRNSFIAAMGTNALFHYNAQQTWSIDEAGRVRNVLA; from the coding sequence ATGACGTCCAAGACGCCAATCGAGTTGTTGTCCCGGCCTGCGAACATGTCGCGCCGCGGCTTCGTCGGAGGCCTGTCGGCGGGCATTTTGAGCGTAGCGGCGACCGAAGCGGCCAATGCGGAAACGCTGGCCGACGTTCCCGATCGCGGCCCAGGCGCTGATCTCAGCGCACACAGCGAGCGCTCCCGCTTCGCCAAGATCGACCGTATCCCGGAGGCGACGCCGGGCAAGCGTAATATCGATCCCAGCGATGCCATCAATTCCAAGACGCCGCATCAGAAGCTGGTCGGCAACATCACACCGACCGATCTGCATTACGAGCGCAGCCATTCCGGCGTGCCCGATATCGATCCCGCGCAACACCGGCTACTGATCCACGGCATGGTCGGCAAGCCGCTGATCTTCAGCGTCGACGATCTCAAGCGAATGCCGTCGATCTCGCGCGTGGTCTTCATCGAATGCACGGGCAACGGCTGGGAGAACTGGAAGAAGGCCGATCCGGACTTGACGGTGCAGAACACGCACGGCCTGGTCAGCACCACCGAATGGACCGGCGTACCGCTCAAATTCCTGATCGACCTCGTCGCCAAGGACAGGGGCTCGACCTGGATGCTGGCCGAAGGCGGCGACGGCGCTGGCGTCGACCGCAGCATTCCCCTCACCGACGAGATCGTGAACGAGGCCTTCGTCGCCTACGGCCAGAACGGCGAGCCGCTCAGGCCCGCGCATGGTTTTCCGATGCGGCTGGTGATGCCGGGGTTCGAAGGCAACCTCAACATCAAATGGCTGCGCCGCCTCAAGTTCGGCAACGCGCCCTGGATGACGCGCTGGGAGACGGCGCGCTATACGCAGCTGCTCGCCGACGGCAAGGCGCGGCAATTCCAGCTGCGGATGGACACCAACTCCGTCATCACCCAGCCCTCGGGCATGATGCAGATCCAGCCGGGCTACAATCGCATCTCGGGCTTGGCCTGGAGCGGCCATGGCAAGATCGCTGAGGTCGAGATCTCGACCGACGGCGGCAAGACCTGGACAGAGGCGCAATTGAGCCTGCCGGTGCTGTCCAAGGCCCAGGTCCGCTTCCAGATGGATTGGGTCTGGGACGGCAAGCCGACCACGATCGTGAGCCGTTCGACCGACGAGCAGGGCAACGTTCAGCCGGACCGAAACTCCTTCATCGCGGCGATGGGGACCAACGCACTGTTTCACTACAACGCCCAGCAGACCTGGAGCATCGACGAGGCCGGGAGAGTTCGCAATGTCCTCGCATAA
- a CDS encoding carboxymuconolactone decarboxylase family protein — MAMLDWNTYRRQVVAGVGEIGRLSPETVKGYATLSGAGAKTAHLDAKTRELIALAVAISLRCDGCITVHAAEAKKHGASEGELAEALGTAISVNAGAALVYSTRAHEAFKEA, encoded by the coding sequence ATGGCCATGCTCGACTGGAACACCTACCGCCGCCAGGTCGTCGCCGGCGTCGGCGAGATCGGAAGGCTGTCGCCGGAGACAGTCAAGGGCTACGCGACGCTGAGCGGCGCTGGCGCCAAGACCGCTCACCTCGACGCAAAGACGCGCGAGCTGATCGCGCTCGCCGTCGCCATCAGCCTGCGTTGCGACGGCTGTATCACTGTCCACGCTGCCGAAGCGAAGAAGCACGGCGCCAGCGAAGGCGAGCTCGCCGAAGCGCTCGGCACCGCGATCTCGGTCAATGCCGGCGCAGCACTGGTCTATTCGACCCGCGCGCATGAGGCGTTCAAGGAAGCTTGA
- a CDS encoding AraC family transcriptional regulator, which translates to MSEAGAAELLNAMVPLFRIRPVIDDSCRFGGSWESLHAPNGRGWAQFHMVTRGACVVERPGLGPQRLEAGDILLLPHGDSHLVRSEVRGAAGRVSIETRNGIRQRTMVDAAVDTELLCGRFLFETSDENPLIAALPDEIILRTAGEPLLERFRRLLLDIREELDAAKAGSEMVAADLARALFVMMLRDHLTEQASGNGTLSLLQDRTTARVVLAILGDLARDWTLDEMAAVAIASRATLVRAFQKRAGVAPMTFLSDLRLAIARKRLAGTSDPIAKIADEIGYASESALSKAIMRKYGMRPGALRMEPGAQPVAVSSDTSSPHSTS; encoded by the coding sequence ATGTCGGAGGCTGGAGCAGCCGAATTGTTGAATGCGATGGTGCCGCTGTTCAGGATCCGCCCCGTGATCGACGATTCCTGCAGGTTCGGCGGCAGCTGGGAGTCACTGCACGCGCCGAACGGCCGGGGATGGGCGCAATTCCACATGGTGACGCGCGGCGCCTGCGTGGTCGAGAGGCCAGGCCTGGGTCCGCAAAGGCTGGAGGCGGGCGATATTCTCCTGCTGCCGCACGGTGATAGTCATCTGGTGCGAAGCGAAGTGAGGGGCGCTGCAGGGCGGGTTTCGATCGAGACTCGAAACGGTATCCGCCAGCGCACGATGGTGGATGCTGCGGTCGATACCGAGCTGCTCTGCGGCCGCTTCCTGTTCGAAACCTCGGACGAGAATCCGCTGATCGCGGCTCTTCCCGACGAGATCATCCTGCGCACCGCAGGAGAGCCGTTGCTGGAAAGGTTTCGGCGCCTGTTGCTCGACATCCGCGAAGAGCTCGACGCAGCAAAGGCCGGATCGGAGATGGTCGCGGCCGATCTCGCCAGAGCCCTGTTCGTGATGATGCTCCGCGATCATCTGACGGAGCAGGCTTCCGGTAACGGGACGCTTTCGCTTCTGCAGGACCGTACGACGGCCCGCGTCGTGCTGGCGATCCTCGGTGATCTCGCCCGCGACTGGACGCTCGACGAGATGGCGGCGGTGGCCATCGCCTCGCGCGCAACGCTGGTGCGGGCCTTTCAGAAGCGCGCGGGCGTCGCGCCGATGACGTTCCTGTCCGATCTGCGACTGGCGATCGCGCGCAAACGGCTGGCCGGCACGTCCGATCCGATCGCGAAGATCGCGGATGAAATCGGGTACGCGTCCGAGAGCGCCCTCAGCAAAGCCATCATGCGCAAATACGGCATGCGACCCGGCGCGCTGAGAATGGAGCCGGGTGCCCAGCCGGTCGCGGTCAGCTCCGATACCAGCTCGCCACATTCCACGTCGTGA
- a CDS encoding peptide ABC transporter substrate-binding protein, translated as MDDKDIRGLVAEVQQGTLSRRAFIRTMAAVGIAAPVASQILLWNDVAMADATLAYKPTKAGGGGPLKLLLWQAPTLLNPHFALGTKDQVASRVFFEPLAGWDKEGNLIPCLAAEVPTKTNGGLSADGTTVIWKLKQGVRWHDGKPFSADDVVFTWQYAADLATAAYTTGSYQNITVEKIDDHTVKVTFKAPTPFWADPFVGSVGQILPKHHFGEYIGAKSRDAPGNLKPVGTGPYKFVEFKPGDLVRAERNPDYHVKNQPYFDTFEIKGGGDAVSAARAVLQTGEYDYAWNLLVEDEILKRMETGGKGKVEFTISGGVEFIILNTTDPWTEVDSERSSAKTKHPTLSDPAVRRALNLLIDRDGIQKFIYGRGAVATASFVNQPGRFKSSKLNFEFNIDKANKILDEAGWKMGADGIREKDGKKLKYVFQTSINAPRQKTQAIIKQACQKAGIEIELKSVTASVFFSSDVGNPDTYSKFYCDIEMYNTTMPQPDPERFLNQCVSWEIANKDNKWLGRNVSRWSDPEADKAYKAAQQELDPVKRAALLIKVNEIFCEANVFLPLLSRYIVGGAVNNLMTDISGWDVTTWNVASWYRS; from the coding sequence ATGGACGACAAGGACATCCGCGGCCTGGTGGCCGAGGTGCAGCAGGGCACGCTCTCGCGACGCGCGTTCATCCGGACCATGGCTGCGGTCGGGATCGCAGCTCCGGTCGCGAGCCAGATCCTGCTCTGGAACGACGTGGCGATGGCGGATGCCACGCTGGCCTACAAGCCGACCAAGGCCGGCGGCGGCGGTCCGCTCAAGCTCCTGCTCTGGCAGGCTCCAACGCTGCTCAATCCGCATTTCGCGCTCGGCACCAAGGACCAGGTCGCCTCGCGCGTCTTCTTCGAGCCGCTGGCCGGCTGGGACAAGGAAGGCAACCTCATCCCCTGCCTCGCCGCCGAGGTGCCGACCAAGACGAATGGCGGTCTCTCTGCCGACGGCACCACCGTGATCTGGAAACTGAAGCAGGGCGTGCGATGGCATGACGGCAAGCCCTTCAGCGCCGACGATGTTGTCTTCACCTGGCAATACGCCGCGGATCTCGCCACTGCCGCCTACACCACCGGCTCCTATCAGAACATCACGGTCGAGAAGATCGACGACCACACCGTCAAGGTCACCTTCAAGGCTCCGACCCCGTTCTGGGCCGACCCCTTCGTCGGCTCGGTCGGCCAGATCCTGCCGAAGCATCATTTCGGCGAATATATCGGCGCGAAATCCCGCGATGCACCGGGTAATCTGAAGCCGGTCGGCACCGGTCCGTACAAGTTCGTCGAGTTCAAGCCAGGCGATCTGGTCCGGGCCGAACGCAATCCCGACTATCACGTGAAGAACCAGCCGTATTTCGATACGTTCGAGATCAAGGGTGGCGGCGATGCGGTCTCCGCGGCGCGCGCCGTGCTGCAGACCGGGGAATACGACTACGCCTGGAACCTGCTGGTGGAGGACGAGATCCTCAAGCGCATGGAGACCGGTGGCAAAGGCAAGGTGGAGTTCACAATATCCGGCGGCGTCGAGTTCATCATCCTCAACACGACCGACCCGTGGACCGAGGTCGATAGCGAACGCTCCAGCGCCAAGACCAAGCATCCGACGCTGTCCGATCCGGCGGTGCGCCGGGCGCTCAACCTGCTGATCGACCGCGACGGGATCCAGAAATTCATCTACGGTCGCGGTGCCGTCGCAACCGCAAGCTTCGTCAACCAGCCGGGTCGGTTCAAGTCGAGCAAGCTGAACTTCGAGTTCAATATCGACAAGGCGAACAAGATCCTCGACGAGGCCGGCTGGAAGATGGGCGCGGACGGCATCCGCGAGAAGGACGGCAAGAAGCTCAAATACGTATTCCAGACCTCGATCAACGCGCCACGGCAGAAGACCCAGGCCATCATCAAGCAGGCCTGCCAGAAGGCCGGCATCGAGATCGAGCTCAAATCAGTCACCGCGTCGGTGTTCTTCTCCTCCGACGTCGGCAACCCCGACACCTATTCGAAATTCTATTGCGACATCGAGATGTACAACACGACGATGCCGCAGCCCGATCCGGAGCGGTTCCTGAACCAGTGCGTCTCCTGGGAGATCGCCAACAAGGACAACAAATGGCTCGGCCGCAACGTCTCGCGCTGGTCCGATCCCGAGGCCGACAAGGCCTACAAGGCCGCGCAACAGGAGCTCGACCCGGTCAAGCGCGCGGCGCTGCTGATCAAGGTCAATGAGATCTTCTGCGAGGCCAACGTGTTCCTGCCGCTGCTCTCGCGCTACATCGTCGGTGGCGCCGTCAACAACCTCATGACCGACATCTCGGGGTGGGACGTCACGACGTGGAATGTGGCGAGCTGGTATCGGAGCTGA
- a CDS encoding AraC family transcriptional regulator, with translation MFILPNRGTIELKHEGQRAGAWLSQDRFAVVPPDRAHETRAGIGAHSHIALYVTGPILERFEREIGSLSEFRRRTRTTSFFRCTSRLRALHELSARGEGEAYGQSRIRHGLSSALLVQCIAEVMAGEVVSGTSHREHGMMLIEDVKQYLTRHVDRTIPLDTLEARFGVSRRHMSRLFREFTGLSIGEFQQRARLDRACELLAGTDLPIGEIAFRVGFDSGAALAHAMRRADGRSPSEVRKRMARSIKP, from the coding sequence ATGTTCATCCTGCCGAACCGCGGAACGATCGAGCTCAAGCACGAAGGCCAGCGCGCGGGGGCGTGGCTGTCTCAGGATCGCTTCGCGGTCGTGCCGCCCGACCGCGCGCACGAAACCAGGGCCGGCATCGGAGCGCACAGCCACATCGCCCTCTATGTCACCGGACCGATCCTCGAGAGGTTTGAGAGGGAGATCGGCTCGCTGAGCGAATTCCGGAGGCGAACCCGTACGACCAGCTTCTTTCGCTGCACCTCAAGGCTGCGCGCCTTGCACGAACTATCGGCGCGCGGTGAAGGAGAGGCTTACGGCCAATCGCGCATTCGCCATGGCCTGTCCTCGGCGCTGCTGGTTCAATGCATCGCCGAAGTCATGGCGGGCGAGGTCGTGTCCGGCACCTCGCATCGCGAGCACGGCATGATGTTGATCGAGGACGTGAAGCAATATCTGACCCGGCATGTCGACCGGACCATTCCGCTCGACACGCTCGAAGCACGTTTTGGCGTGTCGCGGCGACATATGAGCCGCTTGTTCCGGGAATTCACCGGTCTGTCGATCGGGGAATTCCAGCAGCGGGCGCGTCTCGACAGGGCCTGCGAGCTGCTCGCGGGAACCGATCTTCCCATCGGGGAGATCGCGTTCCGGGTCGGATTCGACAGCGGTGCCGCACTCGCCCATGCGATGCGCCGGGCCGACGGCCGCTCGCCCAGCGAGGTCCGCAAGCGCATGGCCCGATCAATCAAACCTTAG